From the genome of Candidatus Neomarinimicrobiota bacterium:
ACAAATGGTCACCCGGTCCTTTGACGGAATAAAGACGGCTTCGATCTGTTTGCCGTCCTCCAGTTCGATGAGAAACTTCACCGTTTCGTTTTGACCCTCGCCTGTCTGACGAATTACCGTGCCACGCTCCAGCGAATGTTCCCTGGATAATTTTGTCCGGAGATCTTTCGAGAGGGTCGTAATTTCATCAAAAGAGGCGGCGCCCTTCTGATAAATCCAGCGAAATAGCTGCTCTCCGCGGAACGCAGGTTCGCCCTGCTCCTGCATGAATTCACTGAGTTCCTCTAGCGTGCGTCCTTTGAGCGGTCGATTTTTTTCGAGTTTTCGCATAGCGAAGAATAATAAGAACCAGGACAGCGGATTCCAAATGCAATTCAGGATTAATAGCATAGCACGCAGATAAACGCAGAAACAAAAGATTGACGCGGATTAAAAAGATAGCAACAATAAGCAAAGAATGAATTCTGAGTAGGAGTTAGCAAAAACAGTCATCACGAGCGGCTCCGCGCATGCGCTCACGGGATTCCTCAACTTATTGTGGAGACCGACGTCGGTCGGTATGTCTCAAGCGTCTACCGTCGGTGAACCCTCCAAGGGTCGCCGACGTTTTTGAAGAATTATGAGGTAACCGTCACCGACGACAAGAGCGATCGGTGACGGGAGAAATACCCCCATGAATCCACGTTGACAACTTCTGAAGCCTTCTGTACTTTGCCTAATTGTGAATGATCAAGACGAAAGGACGTTCAGAGTTGAATACACCGAATGACGAATTACTGGTTCAGGAATTAAATGAGACTTATCAAAGAATTACTGATGAGGTCGGCAAGGTTATCATCGGGCAGCGAAAGATTATGGAACAACTGCTCATTGCGCTGTTTTCCCGGGGGCATTGTGTGCTGGTCGGCGTGCCGGGGCTGGCGAAAACCCTGCTGATCCAGACCTTGTCAGAAGTCTTGGATCTGAAGTTCAGCCGGATCCAGTTTACGCCGGATCTGATGCCGTCCGACATCACAGGCACGGAAATTATTGAGGAGGATCAGACGACCGGAAAGCGGGTATTTAAATTTGTGCGCGGTCCGGTCTTCGCTAATATCGTGTTGGCAGATGAAATAAACCGGACGCCACCCAAGACCCAGGCTGCGCTTCTTGAAGCCATGCAGGAGCACAAAGTGACGGCAGCGGGTACGACCTATACGCTGGATGAACCGTTTTTCGTGCTGGCCACACAAAATCCTATCGAGCAAGAGGGAACCTATCCCCTGCCTGAGGCGCAGCTAGATCGATTCATGTTTAATCTTCTTGTTGACTACCCTACGACGGAAGAGGAAAACGAGATCGTGAAGTCCACTACCAGCGCGTATGAGGCGGAACTGGATAAGGTAGCCTCGTTCGAAGATATTTCCGATTACCAGGCGCTGGTCCGCCGGGTTCCGGTGGCTGATCCGGTGGTCCGGTTTGCAGTGAAATTAGTCAGCGCCACCAGGCCGAATACCGCAGATGCTCCGGAGTTCATTAACGACTGGCTCGAGTGGGGTGCCGGTCCGCGGGCGTCTCAATATCTGATACTCGGCGCCAAAACGAGGTCAGTACTCGAGGGACGCCCAACGCCTTCTGTGGAGGATGTGAAGGCGCTGGCAAAACCGGTATTACGTCATCGGATTATCACCACATTTACCGCCGAGGCGGACGGTATTAAGCCGGACGATATCATCGAAAAGCTAGTTGAGACCATCCCGGACTGATGCCGACGAACGTAGACAAACGCGAATATCTCGATCCGGAAACCATCTCCCGGATCGAAAACCTTTCC
Proteins encoded in this window:
- a CDS encoding MoxR family ATPase translates to MIKTKGRSELNTPNDELLVQELNETYQRITDEVGKVIIGQRKIMEQLLIALFSRGHCVLVGVPGLAKTLLIQTLSEVLDLKFSRIQFTPDLMPSDITGTEIIEEDQTTGKRVFKFVRGPVFANIVLADEINRTPPKTQAALLEAMQEHKVTAAGTTYTLDEPFFVLATQNPIEQEGTYPLPEAQLDRFMFNLLVDYPTTEEENEIVKSTTSAYEAELDKVASFEDISDYQALVRRVPVADPVVRFAVKLVSATRPNTADAPEFINDWLEWGAGPRASQYLILGAKTRSVLEGRPTPSVEDVKALAKPVLRHRIITTFTAEADGIKPDDIIEKLVETIPD